The Athalia rosae chromosome 4, iyAthRosa1.1, whole genome shotgun sequence DNA segment CAAAACCGCAGTCAAGGTACCACGCGTCTACGTGGGAAACGATAACTCGAAAACCATCTTCGAGGAGTTCCGGTGTTTCCGGCCAATTACTACCGCCCCAAGATTGGATCACGTGAACCTGAGAACGGAGAGGAGAGATTGAAACTCTGCTTCGGCGAATTATGAGATGAATCAATCACCTGGGGATCAAAATGCGTGTTTATGTAGGGCCGTTTGGTAATCGGGGAACTCCAAACGATAACAGCCTTCGGAACTTGATCGCGATTGGCCCTGATCACCCTGTGCATCGTCTTAGCTTCGAAATCCGCCCATAAGCTGTGCAGATCCGTCATATTTTGCGCCTGCATAGCTAAACTTATGTTATTATATTGCGCCCAGCATTCCAAGTTGACTTCGTCTCCGCCTATGTGAACGATATCGCGAACTTCGGTGAGGTCCAGAAGTTCTCTGTAAAGTCCCTCCAGGATTCTGTACGTGTTTTCGTTTATGGGATTGAGCTGTCCGCAATTCGGTTCCCCGCAATAAGTCGACCAAGGTTGTTGATCGACGCAAAGGGCCAATTCACCCAAGCCATGCTCTGCTCCTGAAAACAGGATCGAGTGTGACTACCTAGAACGAATTATTGGCGCAGATatcgcgaggaaaaaaagtggtCAAAACGCACCCCATTGCCATCCGGCGCCAGCGTGAGCGGGATTATCAATCTCCATGATGATCCTCACACCTCGAATCTTGGCGTAATCCACGAAATCTTTGATGTCATCCGGAGAGTAGATTTGGTCTCCGCTGAAGGCACCCCATCTCGCCATTTCGGGATACTGGGCTGAGTCGAAGGGAAAACTTTGAGAGTCCGTTATGTGCCAGTGAAAGGTGTTCAGTTTTGACGCCGACATTCCGTCTATGActcttttcaattcttcaaCGGTGAAAAACTGTCTTCCCGTATCGATGAGGATTCCCCGATAACCGAATGTTGGCTTATCCTCGATCAACGCTGACGAGATGGTCCTGAGTATACCGTTTCTACCCGAAGCCTCGTCCCACCATATCATCTGACTCAACGTTTCCAATCCATGTCTCACTCCGTAGTAACTTTTCCCAGTGATCTTTGCCTCCAACTGTTTACCTTTCAGAGTTACTTCTAACTTGTAAGATTCGTTAGTGTCCAAGGACAATTTAGTGCCGATTGCGTCACCCgctgatatatatattacaaaaTTATCGATGCTCGATCTGGCCTTAGCGTTTGGTACTTTTATCAGACTCTTAATATTACCTGAAATcccaaaaataatatcgacgtTTAATAATCTGGAAcaaatgaggagagaaaaaagaaacgacccTCCGAACtgcttgaatttttaataactcCGAGTTATTTACGGAACTAGTGTATATCGGGAATGGATGAATATCTGTAAATAAGTTCGGAGCGTCCCAGTTTCTTAAAACGGATACCGAAATGGGAATACCTAAAAATACATCCTTCGCATGTTCCAAAAGGTTTTTGATCTCTTGATCGCTGGTGTTCACGGTGACTATCGATATTTGTTGGAGATGTAAAGTGACGCTGTTTTCACCGAGAAAAGTATCCCCCGTTGGACGAGGCCAAATGAGGCGGCTATTCCCACCGCAAAGAGCGGTGCACGTAGCCAACGATGTTCTGGAAGATCTCACAGCCCTCCTTTCGCAACGTCCGGATACGCAGGCCCACGACCAAGGGCTTTGAAAGTTTCTATCGAacagaattatgaaaaaaattcaccaagtTTTATAGAATTGGCGATGGTAAGTGTACGAGATCAAATTACAGGGATCAAAAACTCGCTATTACGATACAAGGGAACAGACCTTtgattgtttctttctttcttttgcatTACTGCTACATTTCCTGTACCTTTAAATCATTACGGCAAATCACATACGGATCAAATTTTAAGCCACTCTGCGGTGCGCGTATGGAAAACTTAGGATAAAAGTGCTCAgcgtaaaatataaaatactgtTTAATTGTTCGGATCAAATGATGTACGATAtatctgtttttttatatGAATACCTGACTAAGTAGGTACAATAAATTTCAagtacatatatgcataattGTGAAATGAGACAACACATATAAAAAAATCAGtgtatatacagatattatCAGGGTTTATTGATTTATGTCATGTCTAGGCACTCTTGATTTTACTACTGAGGGAATAATGtaataatcatattttctcGTAACATTTCCACCgtctaaaaaaatcaaattctccACGTTTATTTCGAAGGAATATAATTCAGTGACATTGATGATGAACGGTCGATATGAGGAACCCGAATAAATCTTAATGAAAACGCGGTGGAAATGTTTCAGAAAAAcaggatgaatgaaaaaaaaaaaaatggtttttgtttgctctgttcttgatttttcttttttatatattaatatataaaaaatgttttctaaCTTTTCAATTGTCCAATTGATTACCTATGTATATCCGAATATTCATATAGCTTCACTTCTGGAATTTCAGAAGTCTGGTTGTTGCCCACGAATGTCACCAGTTGTTGCAACTGCTTCAGACTGTAATTCATCACTGTATCGATACTTATTGTATTTTGAATttatggaaaaacgaaaaacgaaaaagagaaaaaacaacgacaaAAAGTATTCTCACGTCGATGCAAAATCTTTGTCTCTGAACACGTGTGTCAATGAAATGTGTGCACCGattaagaaataatttcacactTGACAATAACGTTACAAACATTTACTTAAACCGAATAAAAACCATGTCATGCTCTCTGATTGAAATCAATCAGCTTTCAATTTATACAAATGCAATCGTAACGCACAAATTATCGCTGCCCGATCAATcataaatcgatcgatatcgtAACAAAAACTGTTGCACTgttttcgtttattcaatcatctgtttatttattttattcgctttaTTTCCTTACCTTCTGGCGGTAAAGGGTTGAAGTGAGACAATGGGAGGTGCACGTGCGTACATAGCGATGAAAAGTACCCCCATAACGAGGATAAGAACGACCAAAGCTCGTCGCATCTTTCCGCTCGGTACACCGCCCACCATTCTTGCTAACCTTAAACAAataatcgaaacgaaaatctTATTTCACGAACATTCTGCAAAACACAACAAcgatatttcattattttcacacgtacaccgatattattattattattattgttattgttatgcGACAAGCTTTGTTACAATTCTGTAACAAACTTTACTTCCTCGCCGCCTCGCCTAgttttaaagtttttttttttttttttagaaaaaaaagtgcaatTAAAACTTTCGTTTTTATACAAAATGTGTAGAGAATAAATGAACTATAAGGTTGCAGGGTGTACCTATacgttgaatatatatatacacaaactAAAATTTTGACGTTTAAATTCGCCTGCACCCCTTTAGCCAAATTGAGGACATAATTTTCCACTAAAAAGATTTTATATGAATCCGCGGACAGGCGCATGTCATAAAACATTCTGCGGTAGTACACATAAGGTATTATAAAATAACAAGGTGAGTTGAAGAGCCACTCAATTCTACCTGACATCCTGTTTAGTAGCTCTACattcataaaaatttctttttgttagcgatttttttttcattttcctttttcgggTAGCGTATGCCGGTAAACAGCTCGAGAGGTCGAAAAGACGCTCCCCTTGTTAGTCGGCgggggtaaaatttttataaaagcaTTTTAGGTAAaataggggatgaaaaattttctcccggAAATACACCTCGCAGGATGACGTAAGACAACACGAGCAACGGAGCTATAGTGGTAGAGatagaggtagaaaaaaaaaaaaaaaatgcattgaaaactagaaaaaaaaaaagctctcgcAGTCGCTTTCAAAATTATAAGTTTGCGAGCTACCGCTGCTTCATTACGAAACGACgtataataatcagaatgacGTTGCCactatattttcttttatttcaataacttTTTACACCTCATAAAACGTAATTAGAAAAacgaagcaaaagaaaaaaaaaaaaaacaaagaagaaaagaaaaaattcaccagcGGATAATTGTTACACAATTTCATCCCTCCCATTGAAATGCTTCTTTCCcccaccgttttttttttctttcttctctcgctaTAATGTAACTCCCAATGAACGGTATTGAAGATGGATTTCTAAAGTTTGCTTTAAAATATTCCGCAGGTGAAATATGCGCACGTAcgttcggtgaaaatttttaatgacTCGTGCGCGCGGTTTATACGACACGAGGTAGTTGCACGAGATTGCGTCAACTCGtggtgattaattttttgcagaaattgaatatttcggggtgaaattaagaggaatataaatgaaaatgaaaacgtcACGACACATGGAGAGCTGCACCGTTTACATCGCCCTGACTCAGTTTCGGTGTAACGACCCCTGTGACTATACAAATCTCCAGCAGTGACGTCGCAGTACCGACGTCACTGCGACATCAGGAGCAATTCCGAGCAGAGGGTTAAATATGCATGAACTAACTATACGTAGACGCGAAGACGCCATTATATTTGGTATATTTTTAGAAAACCACCGCGCCGCGTTCGACGAACGACCGACGGAGCGTTTCTCTTTCCGCACTGACTAATGCATCCATCGCGGGCTACGGTGAACCACATCGTAATAATAAAGACGGTCAGAATAAGGAGGACAATTGAGGAGGATTAATaaagagattttgaaaaagataaaaaaaaaaaaaagaaagaacaaagcATCGCTTTCTCGATAATTACGAGTCACGGTTCAACTTCTTTATCATTAATCAACGGCAGGTACGTTCAACGTGATCCTAGTATTTTAAAACTGgacgaaaatcaaatttttcaaatctgcaCAATTACCTGCTCACTACTCACAGATGACAACGGTCATTACGATcgacgaggttttttttttttttaaatttattcacggcATAGGGTGGGTGTCAACTTCTAAAAGTATGTAACGTCACAATGAAAGTTCTCCCCGCGTAGGTGGGTACAGCTTTTTCGCGAACAATTCCAAAAGCTTGCAAGTCACACACCGATAATTTGACAGGGGCGGCATAGAGAAGCGCGCGGGATATTTCccatcgccaattttttttcttctctttatcgagtgggtttttttttgttttttttttattccgtcgcTTTTTCCATTCTAcagggtatatgtatatgtatgtacatagcgTATAGCCGCGTACTACTCTCTATAGGTAATAGAACGAATTCCGTTCGAATTCCGTTCGACTCTAAAGTGGCCATCGTTCGACGCAAAACGATTTTACTGCAGGACCTTTTCAAAAGAGTTTCCGGTGCTCAGAAGTAAACCTAATTGTTCCCCGCATCACACAATTCCAGTTATATCGAACGGCGGCAgggatttttcaaactattgTCATTCTAACgcgcagatatatatatttatcaaataCAAAATGCTTCACATTCTcggcagattttttttaatctgtttttttcttttttttgtttttttttacgatacgTTTTTTCCATACGAGAAAGAGGTCGGAGTACGGTTTATACAGAGATGTTTGAAAGCCAAGGATTAAAGCACAAGGGGTGCAATCTTTTGatcttgtttcgtttttctcatttttttcctcttgcaGTTttaagtttatttatttatttttttttttctcgtttgttcTCTCGCGGTTAttcacgtttgaaaaaaaaactgtagaaTCGAAAGAGTATAGGTCGATAAAATTCTCTCGTTCGTGAAAGACAGAACGggggaaaatataaaatataataaacgtTTCATAGAAACTTCGGTGATTGGCCCGCAATCTCATGGAAAAATTCGTTACACGTTCTCGTACGGGTATATAATTTAATACGTTAAATTTACAATTCTCCCGAAACTATCCCAAGGGTCTGTCGTATTTACGTAGACAGCTATATCTACGTACAGTCGATGAGCTCTGGGGTGCAGGAATAAAATGTTCCCTCGTAAACTGGAGGTAAACTATTAAGATctatttttggctcaaatcAAGTCACTATTCTATTCCTCTTCGTCTACACGCTATATGTGCACTTGTTCCCTCATTTTCAAAAGAGGTCATTGCCGTCCGTTAAggcgaacatttttttatcggtgtcactagattttcaaaatttttcaactcatgTACCGTACGAAAATGCAGTGCTGATTttatgaaatgagaaaaaaaacgtcactCTTTCACGTGTATCcgtattaaataaaaaaaaaactgacccGGAACTCGATTATTCTACCTTTTCaacttgttttattattttcaaatgatattCAACTATTTTCTATCATTCTTTTTGCTTCCCGATGATCCTTTGTTCGATCCGTAGAAATTTCCGACCGCTTTCCGTCGCAGCTATTACAAGTCTGGTATAAAAATTGGGATTTTAAGCACCGGTCGGTACACGGGTTTCATCACATCCGTAGAGATATAGACGTAGAGCGAtgatgtaataataaaatgaataaaatagcaTATCGAGTCATACCGGGGTCCGCTGTTTATGGAGACGCGGTACGTATGGAGAATCGAACGACCTTTACTCCTCTGCAAAATCCACGAGAGAACAACGGCGCGGAAATGACCGGATGAAAGACATACGAATATATGTTGGGGGGTATACCTGTGTGCGGGGTGTATACcgaggtataggtgtatataaggGTATTATAAAGAGCCCAAAATGGCGGATGACCAGGTTGCAGCACCCCTGCACACTcagcgaataaaaaacaaaccgcgTTATAGAAACGGTGGGGAAAGGCCAAAAGTAATTTACAGGaattcgaaatgaaatgaaaaaatcaaagcagGTCCTTCGCGGACTGCGCTTCTGTCGTACGATATAAACTCGTTAGATCGTACAGATTGAATAACGTAATCAGTCTCGCACGTGGCGAACAAAAAGTATCTGACAAATaggttttttctaattaaaaaaaaaataaataaataaataaataaaaccaaaatcaCGTCGCGTATTTCGCCCGAAATCATTACAGATACCGAGTACATAGGTAGGTGTATCCTGAAAATATAACGAGCGTTACCATCTGTCGTCATTAATGTAAATGGACTaggcatgtacgtacgtctgcTATATGCatagttcatttattttatggaTTTTTACAGGTCCTACGATACTTTTCACGCAGCATATGTTCACGTGTGTGTATCAAGCGTGcctaaatttttctcttttttttttctctttttcaaatgcgcgtatatacgtacatgcgaACGTGAGGAACCGTGTCCAGATTACATGGCGTGGCGTTTcttttatgtacacatatttttaTCTAAATATCTACCTATTACGTAcacaattatacgtatatatatatatgtacatgacATACACGCGATGATGTTATACCTACGCGACGCCAAATTTAGAAAGCACATCGCCGATAGTTGaggcaggaaaaaaaacgtaaattaCGTTATCTAgatcattaaaaaataaaagtaaaaaaaaaaaaaagcacgggTTGCACATCGAAGCGTagttgtaaaaaaagattagaaaataaatgaccggaaaaatataaaattcatttttgaatatacACGCTAAATgactgaagaattttttttctctctgatcgATTAGACGAATCGGGATCGACGAATCAAGTCAGATTCATTCGTCGCTACGGATAAaccttataatttttttttattgcaatttttgaaattatcgtcgttatttttattctttcgttcaCATGTACATCGGCATTGCGTACGTTAACTTTGAACGTATATTGCATAAGATCTGCAAGcacacatatatgtaaaaCGACGTAcatattctattctattcaattttttttgttccctctctattacatgaaattttattttatttctccttcctttttttcatgtagTCATGTCTAAAATGGCAAACTATTTCTAGTGAAATTTCACCgtgtattacatacatatatgtacagtacacctatttatacatatctatgtacgtacatatatatttgtgtatacatacatatatatatgtgacaAGTTATCGAGCGAGTCTCCATAGGTTTGTCCCTATGTATTACATACCATAACGTTCCGCAGGTTTACCCGCGACTAtagtacatacacacgtatacgtgcatataaATGTGTAATGTagatacataggtgtatatatatatatatctacatcgGAGCAGAAGCAAACACATTATAGGTAACCTGATTCTATGCAACGTTCAATGGGAAGGTTAAATTAAATGGTATTCACCAATCGACGAAGTGCCTAGACAACGGGCCGTTGGAATTTCTCGTAGGTGACGGTAAACACAACCGACATCGGCAAATGGCGAACATCACCACGACACACGCCGCTGTCTTATGTCATTTTCACCTTCGAAACCGTCCGAATCGCGCGTCCGAAATCATTAGTTCGTCCGACGCTTAAATTTTACGCCCCCAAATCAAaggagaaacgagaagaaccgagtaaaaaaaaattaaggctGGAGGTAAAATAATCCTGCAACGTGCGTCGATATATGGGATATTTGGTGTACGTCGGGACGATACGGGCAGCTGTAATTGCCATTCGAAATTCGCTTTTATATAAGCGATAGAAGCGAAATGTTGGCAAACTATCAAACCGTATCCCACGATACGCCAGATACTGGTGGTATGTAATATCCACATATGTGCGTACATAATAGTGTAACACCGTGTGTACATAACGTAAAAAATACTGTAACgtaaataatacatatgtgGATACGTCTTATCATTTAACGTTTTATATACGGTGCTTAAAGAACatgtctatatacatatacgatgtAGCGCAAGTTTTTGGAGGGAAAAATAGTGAAGGGTGTGAGAAAATGTGGTCGGGGGTTCGCGTCCGTGTACCACGGGGGTAAAATGAAGACCGTGACGCAGGTAGGGGTGTCGGGTCGGGGGGTGTTAGAATATGGAGGGAATTTCGTGGCGGATTCTCTCCTCCGTTGGTTTTAGAAACTCCAGTCGCGACGCGTACGAtataaggtatatacctatactctgCATATAacacacctatacacacacacgtatacggtaAATAGAATATACATACGAAACGTACATAGGATGTGTACATAATGTGGTGGCGTAGGGTCGCCAAGCAACCGCGCGGCGCACGGCGCCCCCGCAACCTGCCTACGATCGCAGTAGACAGTCTCCGGCTGTGCGGTGCCGCGGTACGACCAGACACTGACCCTTACTACTTGCCGAGTTCCTCGCGATCAACGTGGGAAAACGTAAAAGTtcgaggaggagggaaaaaagaaaaaaacacggaagggagggaaacaaaaaatacgttTCGAACAGATTTCAACCCCGCAATTAATGACGCGAGAAACGAATCGAGtaacgaaaaaggaaatcgagtaaaagaaaaaaaacaaaaaagtagaaaCAGCAACAACTTGCAACGTATCGCTTGTAgtcgtacgtgtaacgtacacgtGGATATATAAgggagataatttttcaattgccgTTTTTCTTGCGCGATTTGGTTGTTCCCATATCGTTCGAAAGTTTCTCTTTTCCGTTTGCTTTTTGGTCGttgaatgttttttcattctcaatcCGAAAGTAAAGCTGCGACAGAGGATTGATTTTCGTAACGCGATACCATCATATCCGGTGTTTCGTAATATTAAGGCCgaaggaaaagaggagagtgaaggaaataaaaataaagagaatcgAAGGGtagagagaaaggagaaagaaaaaaatatataataagaagagaaaagtatCAATTTTCTCGCTCGAAATACGCACGCACGTATAcagtgtgtacgcgtacgtgtatacggcgCGTGTATATGATACGGTACAAGAGGTATCGAATTAACGAAATTACCGGAGGGCCCTTTGGggcagaaagagaaaaaataaagtaaagaaCTAATGAAGAGTTatttttgacgttattgatcgATGGATCGAtcgtatgattgaaaaaactgCAGGTGCTCCGACCCTGAAACCGCGATGAGATGATGCGTCAATCACACGAATCGGTGTGAagttgatgaagaaaaaaaattaatagaaaaaaaaaaaataactacaTCGCGCTAACGAGTATACGATTACGCAAAATTTATCCGCGTTTATGAAAATTGTTCGGAAGTGATTTCAAAGTATTCGCAAAGAttgggaaaaataaaggaggttgattttattgaaagtttcttcttttttctttttgatattttctcgtGATTCGTTTATAATATAGAAAAAGTATAACCACGATGAACTGTAAAACAAAAACTTGGAtaacatcgtcgtcgtcatcgtcagcCGACAGACTTATAGACAACTCACATGGGGGTAAGAAAATAACGGttgaaaaccaagaaaaaaacccAAGTTTCATTACAGTaacatttctgtcaatttcgCATATCATGCGAGTccatagttttattttttctcacacttGTGATTCCTTCAATTTGGTTCCTAATTTTTGCTTCGGCTTTTATCttatctctatttttcaagggtttttttctctttcgagaCTCGCTCTAAAGTGCACGGGGTCGCGGAATTTACTTTGGCGAATTCTTTTACTCGCaaattccactttttttttttcttttggtttctcatttttcgatgtttctttctttgatttttttcgtttcagcaTATTAATACTCTAATTATGCAGTTCACTTTATTAATTAATGTATTtttgagaatgaaagaaatgaaaggaagAAGGAACAAAAcgcaaaaaagcaaaaaaaaaaaaactcccccCTCTTCCTCGTCTCATTAGGATCGTTAGGCAGGATTAtgcgatttattttataatcctTCCATGTACGGAAACTCGATTTTCcttcaattaaattattatataagtatatataatacgcttCACGTTATTATCGTGTACCATATACACGTCGAGATATTGTTTGTACCTACATTACATACACAATGGTACATGATCAGTGTCATCTCAACGATTTTGCATCGATTTTGTATTCCATTTcttctaaatatttttccagtttcaatcgattttctttcatttttcacgaagAACGACGAACCGCACCACGTACTCGGATATCGCTTGTTGACCGtagtttgttcgatttttaattcgatTAATAATACGGGAGGGGAAAAAGTCACCGTAGAACCGGGGTGTAGGGTGTACCGGTAGCTGCGTACGTACCGATAAAATATTAACCGAGGTCGACCCGAAGGTCACGCAAGTTCGATACGATCAACCCAATTTACTTATAACCCGCGCCGCGATTTCACCCATGTGAAAAGTGGCTGCATTAGAATTCCATCTTTCCACATCCGAAggtgagagaaagaagaatagaAATGTTATTCGATTCCAAGACGACAACGGCGATAAATCgcgcgataattttttgtctaaggtcgaacgaaatttcgcGCTATAAATTCATCGCCGGAAATAAGTTAGAGTCGGGTCGGGTTAGTTCAAGCTGCAGTTTATAGTCCGTTTAATTGTAAGTTAGTTCTCTTACAGGCGCGCatagatatataataatatgtacgtCGAATCTCTCGGAGCTAAACTTAGtcagtttgaaattttgaagttCAAAACTACATTTTACATCCTACGTAACTATACgtagatacgtatataggtgtgtatacgtataattaataataggGATTGGCTTGTATATGacttatttgaaattcaaacttCTCCtaaaatacatacctatgcagGTATATACCTGAGGAGATACCGGTAATCTCGATTCGTCATTTTTAGGTGAGATTATAATCACCGAGAATTTCTTAAAATCTTAAAAAAATCTCTATCGATTCTCGTCATTTCTGTCCTAATGTATGCCGTATTCTACGgttatagtataatatatttcggTTTAGtggttgaaattcaaactGTCACGTGGTGGACGAATACCGAAGGGATATCATCCCCTGATTAAACTATAATTTAAACCGTGACGTTTCGCCAACCGAATGTctaactgctgctgctgcttttgaCGCAGATATACGTTATgacgtacatataatacatacatatatatatcatatactatatacacataccctatatacatatatcaagcGGTAAATGCATGTGGAATACACGTATTAATACACggcatatgtacgtatgttgTGAATGTAAAATTCGGTTGCttccatagaaaaaaaaactgaaaaaataagcCATGAAAATGATCGTTATTAGGTTATTTCATGATATCCATCGTCGAATAAAAGCGCAACGGAAGATACATTACGAACGTTTGATTGAAACAAATATTACCATGGAGAATTAGCCAggagaaaagcgaaagaaaaacgagaaataattaaGACAAGGAAAACCATCACCAAAAAATAGAGGGGAAAGCAGGGTTGTGATTATGTTGCGTATTACTGTACACTGCAAATGGTGCgacaagaaaaaaggaaaccaactaaaaaactaaaaaaaaaaaaaaaaaaaaaaaaacaattctttttAGTTCATTTTTTGGTTGGTTTTACAATTTAACTTACAACTTTAATTTGCGCGGCATGCCTGACCGATCTGAAAATACAattgttttctttcaatattgTTAGGTATACCTGCAGTTCTCGTTTAGATGATGATTAACTGTAGGGGTGGAAGGTAGAAATTGGGGGTATGGGAGTGAATAAGTGGCGGAAAAACTGaatagggaaaaaattcattatgaCGTTTTTCGTTTAACGTGCGTAACGAACTGAAAAAACCCCAACAAGCGATCCTATGAATATTGGATACAAAATGTGATGCGATAAAAATCTAGAAAATAGGAGAAATAGAAGATAttgaaatagatgaaaaattatagatCGAGTCCCCGTACGTGTATAGTATGTGCGTAGAGGGAATATGtcgtaattttcaaataactcACTTGTCAATTGTGCGAGATGGTGAAAAATATCCCTCCTCGAAATACCTTCCGTTCGTAGACAACGATCGTTCTgaaattaatatata contains these protein-coding regions:
- the LOC105690316 gene encoding probable beta-hexosaminidase fdl isoform X4, which codes for MVGGVPSGKMRRALVVLILVMGVLFIAMYARAPPIVSLQPFTARSLKQLQQLVTFVGNNQTSEIPEVKLYEYSDIHRNFQSPWSWACVSGRCERRAVRSSRTSLATCTALCGGNSRLIWPRPTGDTFLGENSVTLHLQQISIVTVNTSDQEIKNLLEHAKDVFLGNIKSLIKVPNAKARSSIDNFVIYISAGDAIGTKLSLDTNESYKLEVTLKGKQLEAKITGKSYYGVRHGLETLSQMIWWDEASGRNGILRTISSALIEDKPTFGYRGILIDTGRQFFTVEELKRVIDGMSASKLNTFHWHITDSQSFPFDSAQYPEMARWGAFSGDQIYSPDDIKDFVDYAKIRGVRIIMEIDNPAHAGAGWQWGAEHGLGELALCVDQQPWSTYCGEPNCGQLNPINENTYRILEGLYRELLDLTEVRDIVHIGGDEVNLECWAQYNNISLAMQAQNMTDLHSLWADFEAKTMHRVIRANRDQVPKAVIVWSSPITKRPYINTHFDPQVHVIQSWGGSNWPETPELLEDGFRVIVSHVDAWYLDCGFGRWRESGEAACGEYRTWQTVYNHRPWRDYGQKEAALILGGEAALWSEQAGQASLGPRLWPRASALAERLWTDSLSNGYSIEESVYTRLSAHRELLRSRGLYTESMWPQWCSQNPGKCL